A part of Ammospiza caudacuta isolate bAmmCau1 chromosome 5, bAmmCau1.pri, whole genome shotgun sequence genomic DNA contains:
- the KCNJ8 gene encoding ATP-sensitive inward rectifier potassium channel 8 produces MLARKSIIPEEYVLARIAAENLRKPRIRDRPRKARFIAKNGACNLAHKNIREQGRFLQDIFTTLVDLKWRHTLVIFTMSFLCSWLLFAMMWWLVAFAHGDMDPSTEYPSNSTKWTPCVTCVRSFTSAFLFSIEVQVTIGFGGRMMTEECPLAITVLILQNIVGLIINAVMLGCIFMKTAQAHRRAETLIFSRQAVIAVRNGKLCFMFRVGDLRKSMIISASVRIQVVRKTMTPEGEVIPIHQVDIPVDNPIESNNIFLVAPLIICHVIDKRSPLYDISASDLALQDLELIVILEGVVETTGITTQARTSYVAEEILWGHRFVPIVTEEEGVYAVDYSKFGNTVKVAAPRCSARELDEKPSILIQTLQKSELSHQNSLRKRNSMRRNNSIRRSNSMRRTNSSLIVPKVQFITPEGSQSASET; encoded by the exons ATGTTGGCTCGCAAGAGTATCATCCCTGAAGAGTATGTGCTGGCACGTATCGCTGCCGAGAACCTGCGCAAGCCGCGCATCCGCGACCGCCCGCGCAAAGCCCGCTTCATCGCCAAGAACGGCGCCTGCAACCTGGCCCACAAGAACATCCGCGAGCAGGGGCGATTCCTGCAGGACATCTTCACCACCCTGGTGGACCTGAAGTGGCGTCACACGCTGGTCATCTTTaccatgtccttcctgtgcagTTGGCTGCTCTTTGCCATGATGTGGTGGCTGGTGGCCTTTGCCCATGGCGACATGGACCCGAGCACAGAATACCCTTCGAACAGCACAAAGTGGACGCCGTGCGTGACGTGTGTCAG GTCTTTCACCTCCGCTTTCCTCTTCTCCATCGAAGTCCAGGTGACCATTGGCTTTGGGGGCAGGATGATGACCGAGGAGTGTCCCCTGGCCATCACAGTCCTGATCCTGCAGAACATTGTGGGGCTGATCATCAACGCCGTCATGCTGGGCTGCATCTTCATGAAGACGGCGCAGGCTCACCGTCGGGCCGAGACGCTGATCTTCAGCCGGCAGGCGGTCATCGCCGTCCGCAACGGCAAGCTCTGCTTCATGTTCCGCGTGGGGGACCTGAGGAAGAGCATGATCATCAGCGCCTCAGTGAGAATCCAGGTCGTGAGGAAGACCATGACCCCTGAAGGAGAAGTCATACCCATTCACCAGGTGGATATCCCTGTGGATAACCCCATCGAAAGCAACAACATTTTCCTGGTGGCTCCCTTGATCATTTGTCATGTCATTGATAAGCGGAGTCCTCTTTATGATATCTCTGCTTCCGACTTGGCGCTCCAGGACCTGGAGCTCATTGTGATACTGGAAGGGGTTGTAGAAACCACGGGCATCACAACACAGGCGAGAACCTCCTACGTGGCAGAGGAGATCCTGTGGGGTCACCGCTTTGTGCCCATTGTCACCGAGGAGGAAGGCGTGTACGCTGTCGACTACTCCAAGTTCGGCAACACCGTCAAAGTGGCTGCGCCGCGCTGCAGTGCCCGGGAGCTTGATGAGAAGCCCTCCATCCTCATCCAGACCCTGCAGAAGAGCGAGCTGTCCCACCAAAACTCCCTGAGGAAGCGCAACTCCATGAGGAGAAACAACTCCATTCGGAGGAGCAACTCCATGCGGAGAACCAACTCCTCGCTCATCGTGCCCAAAGTGCAGTTCATCACACCCGAGGGGAGCCAGAGTGCCTCAGAAACGTGA